The window CTTCGACGACGATCCGGTCGCGGACGTCCGTCCCGGTGTGTTCCGCGATGTCGGCCAGGATCTCGTCTCGATACTGGTCGCGGATCTCGGGGGTGTCCTCGAGGCCCGGCGCGATCGGGACGAGGACGAACAGGTTGCTGTGGCCGTCCGGGGCGACGTCGTCGTCGGTTTCCGAGGGGACACAGAGGTAGTAAGCCGGATCGTCGGGCCAGGCGGGCTCCTCGAAGATGCTGTCGAAGTGGTCCTCCCAGTCGGTCGGCAGGACGAGCGTGTGGTGGGCCAACTCGTCGACGTCGCCCTCGACGCCGAGATACAGCAGGAACGCGGAGGGCGCGTACGTCCGGGACTCCCAGTAGTCGGCGTCGTAGCCGCGCTGTTCGGGTTTGAGCAGGTCCTGTTCGGTGTGGGCGTAGTCGGTGTTGCTGACGACCAGGTCCGGACGGAGCTGTCCCTCGGGCGTCTCGACGAGGAACGCCCCCTCGCGGCCCTTGATCGCCGTCGCCGGCCGCCCGGTGTCGTACTCGACGCCCAGTTCTCGGCCCAGTTCGGCGATGCCGTCGACGACGCTTTTCATCCCGCCCTCGGGGTACCAGACGCCGAGGTTGAAGTCGACGTGGCTCATCAGGTTGTACAGCGCCGGCGTGTTCTTCGGCGACCCACCGAGGAACACCAGCGTGTACTGCATGATCTGCTGGAGCTTCGGGTGCTCGAAGTAGTTCTCGACGTGGTCCTGCATCGACCCCAGCAGCGTGAGCCCGCGGGCTTGCCGGGCCACGTCGAGGTCGAGGTAGTCCCGAAGCCGGGACCGGTCCTCGTAGACGAAGTGTTTCATCCCCACCTCGTAGTTCTCCCTGGACTTCTCGAGGTACCGCTCTAACGTCTCACCCGCTCCGTCCTCGTACTCCTCGAAGACCTCCTTCGTCCGCTCGAGGTCCGGCGTCACGTCGACCCGATCCCCGTGTGCTCGCGAGCTTCGCTCGCTCGTATCGTCCGCGGAACTCCGTTCCGCGCTATCCTTGAAGAAGATCCGGTAGTGGGGATCCAGTTGCGTGAGCCGGTAGTAGTCCGACGGCGTTCGATCGAAGTCCCCGAAGAACCGCTCGAATACGTCGGGCATCAGGTACCAGGAGGGACCCATGTCGAACTCGAATCCGTCGATCTCGAGTCGGCTCGCCCGCCCGCCGAGTTGCTCGTTCTTTTCGATGACGTGCACGTCGGCACCCGCGTCGGCGAGGTAACAGGCGGTCGAGAGTCCCCCGATCCCGCCGCCGATCACGACGACTGATTCACCGGCCAGCGCTTGCATGTCTCGTCGTGACTGTCGGCGTAGGGATAAACGTACGGCATATTTGCGTAGGGATGGGCAGCCGGCGGTCTCGGGAGACGGTAGCAAGGGCAGGGCCAAGACAGAAGACCACGCTCGTACGCATCTACTCGAGGGAGTACGCCGAGGAATCGACCGACGAAGATACCAAACCATTAGTTCGTCTACTGACTGTACCCCACTAATGGCCAATCCCGAATCCGAAGAGCGAGAACGGGGACGCGACTCGGGGCCGCCCGCGGAACGCCCCGGGAAGCCGGAGCCGAGCGACGAACCGGAAGAGGTCCGTGATGCGGTCGAGCGGGCCCGGAGTGGTGCGCCCGCAGTCGGGTCGGTCGTTCGCGATCGCTTCTCCTCGGACGAGGTCTTCCAGCGGATCGTCGCGGCGGCCGACGAGGAGATCACCTCCGGCAACCGCGAACTGTTCTTCAGCGGCCTCGCCGCCGGGTTCGCGATCACGATCACGTTCCTGCTGTACGCCTCGATGTACGGCGCGACCGGCGGCGATCCGATCGTCAGTTCGTTGCTTTACCCGCTCGGGTTCATCTACATCATCATCGGCGGCTACCAGCTCTACACGGAGAATACGCTTCCGCCCGTCGCGCTGACGATCGAGCGACTGGCCAGTCTGCCGGCGCTGCTTCGTCATTGGGTCATCGTCCTGGCCGGTAACTTCGCCGGTGGTGCCTTCGGCGCGGCCGCGCTGACCTGGGGCGGCGTGTTCGACGACGACGCCGCTGCCGCGGCGATGAGCATCGCCCAGCACGGCATCGAGACACCCTGGTGGGACCTGTTCTTCAAGGCCGCCTTCGCCGGCCTGATCGTCGCCGGCGTCGTCTGGGTCACCTTCGCCTCCCGGGACACGATCTCCCGGCTCGTCGTGGTCTATCTCGCGTTCCTCGCGATCCCGCTCGGAAACCTGTTCCACGTCGTCGTCTCCTTCACCGAGATGCTCTATCTCGTCTTCGCGGGCGAACTCGCCTTCCTCGCCGGGATGACTGACTTCGTCCTCCCGGTTCTGCTGGGGAACACCCTCGGCGGTATCGTGCTCGTCACGATCGTCAACTACTACCAGACCAGCGAGCAGCGCCTCGAGTCCGCCCGTTTCGAGGGGATCGAGCGCCGGCTCTCGGTCCGCGAGTGGGCCTTCGGCGGGTGGGCCGGACGGTCGTACGTCCCGGTGATCGATACCGCCGAAGAGCGGGCAGAGGACGAGGAGACCTACCGGATCATGGTCCCCATCGCGAACCCACGGACCGAAGGGAAACTCGTCGAACTCGCCTCCATGTTCGCGGCGTCCCGCGACTCCGCGACGGTCCATCTGGTTCACGTCGTCCAGACGCCGGACAAACCGTCGGCGACCGGTACCGACAGACAGCGTGCCCGGATCGTCTCCGAATCGGAGCGCCGACTCGAGGACCTCACGGACTCGTTCGCCTACACCGACATCGAGTACGATACGTCGACGATCGTTACCCACCGCTCGGTCGAGGAGATCTTCGACACGGCACAGCGACAACACGCGGACCTCGTCCTGATGGGCTGGGGGTCCGAGACGCCGTGGGACAGCGCACGTCTCGACCGGCCGCTCAGCGAACTGACCAAGGAGTTCCCAAGCGACCTGCTCGTGTTCAAGGACCGTGGGACCGACATCTCGCGGGTTCTCCTGCCGACCGCGGGCGGCCCGGACTCCGATCTCAGCGCCGAAGTCGCGCGGACGCTCACCGAGACCGTCGGCACCGAGGTCTCGCTGTTGCACGTCGTCGGCGATCCCGCGTCCCGCGAGATGGGCGAAAAGTTCATCGAGGAGTGGGCCGCCGAGCACGATCTGCACGGGGCGAACCTGATCGTCGACGACTCCGGCAACGTCGAAGAGGCGATCTGTCGCGAGGCCGACGACGAGACCCTGATCCTGATCGGCGCGACCGAGCGGGGACTGCTCTCGCGACTCGTCACCAGTTCGCTGCACTTCGACGTCATCAACGACGTCGACTGCTCGGTGATGCTCGCGGAGCGACCGACGGGCCGCAGCATCATCAGGCGATTGTTCGGCCGATAACGGCGTTTCCGGTTTTCGACGGCGCCGCTCTCTCGGTTTTCTCCCGATTCGTCGCGATCGATGGTTCGCTCTGACTCTCGAGGTGGTCTCGGCTCGACGCTCGAGCCGATGCCTTCCTGTCGCTCGCCCGCGTAGGGGCTGTATGGAACTCCAAGAAACGACGGCCGTCGTCACCGGCGGCACCCGCGGAATCGGCCGCGCCGTCGCCCTCGCATTCGCCGAGGCGGGCGCGACGGTCGTGATCGGCGCTCGGGACGGAGCCGACGTCTCAGAGACGGTTGCGGCGCTCGAGGATCGACTGGAATCGGCCGACCGATCCGGCGCGGCCGCCGCGGGGCTCCGGACGGACGTCCGCGACGAGTACGACGTCGAGCGACTCGTCGAGACCGCCTCGCGGACGGGTGACTCGAGCGGGATCGACGTCGTGGTCGCCGCGGCGGGCGTCTACCACGGCGATGCGGGCGAAACGCCGACCGACGAGGAGTCCTACACCGCGCTCGACGACCACTGGCAGATCAACGGGCGCGGCGTGTTCGCGACGATCCGCGAGTCTCTGCCGCACTTGAACGACGGAGCACGGGTGCTCGTCCCGACGGGAGCGATCGCCCGCGACCCCAAGCCCGGATACGGTTCCTACGCGATCTCGAAGGCGACCGCGGAGGCGGTCGCCCGGGGGTTCGCCGCCGACACCCAGTACACGGTCGGCTGTCTGGACCCGGGACAGGTCGCGACGGCCCTCTCGGGCGGTGGCGGCCGCGACCCCGAGGACGTCGCCGGGATGTTCGTCTGGGGGGCGACCGACGCGGACCGGGACGTCCTGGACGGGAACGTGCTCGGCCTCGCCGAGTGGAAACGCGCGACGCGGTGACGGGGTCGCAAGTCGATCAGTTCTCGTCGTCGCTTCCGCCGGGATCGCCCTCTGGGGTCGGCCCGTCGCTCCCGATCCCGAGGGCGTCGCTCACCGCGTTCGGCGTTACGCTCACGTCCGACCGGGACCGCGCGTAGGCGTAGGAGGCGATCAGCAGGACGACTCCGAGGACGAGAAACGACAGCGTCCTGGCGACGGTATCCAGGTCTCGCGTGTCCAGCAGGAACACCTTCGTCGTAGCGAGGCCGAAGACGCCGATAGCCAGCGCCCGGAGGCCGCGAACCTCGAGGACGAAGCCGACCGCGAGGAGGGCCAGTCCCAGCAGGATCCAGGCGATCGACACTCCCACGCCGGAGAACTCGAGGGCAAGAACGACGACGGCCAGTCCGGTGGCGACGGTCGCGTACACCCCCTCGAGCGGCGGGACGTACCGGCTGTCGTCTCCGACAGTCGGCCGGGACGCGACCCACCACGCCAGCCCGTAGAAGACCGCGACGGCGAGCGCGAACGCGACCGGGCGGCCGGTCAGCGTCGCGACCGGCTCGGCCGCGTCGAAGGCCGGCAACTCGCTCGCGTCGACGGCGAGCAGTTTGAGAGTCGTCGCCCCGGCCACGACGTGGCTCCCGAACCGGAATCCGGGCTCCTCGAGCGTCTTCGCTGCTGCGACCCCGAGGCAGACGAGCGCAAGCGCGCCGACCGTCGTCGCGAACGTCCCCACCGCCATTGCGACGCCGAGCGCGAGGAAGACGACCGTTCCGGCCGCTGCGGTGCCGTCGGGTCGCACCGGTCGCCGGTCGGTGACGGCGTAGGTCCCCGCGAGCAGGACGGCGACGACGGCAGGGCCAAGTCCGGCGGCGTCGGCGTTCCAGTCGCGGACGGCGATCTCGAGCAACACGACGCCGAAGCCCGCGGCGACGGCCGTGATCGCGACCAGTTGGGCGCGGTATCGTCGCGTCTCGAGGCGGTCGGCGCTCGCGCCCCGGAGGACGTAGCTCCCGGCGAGGTAGACGACGAGGGTCGCGACGGAGACGACCGCGATGGCAGCGGCCGGCGGATCGACGTCGGCGAGCCACAGCAGGAGGACGCCGTAGGAGGCGAACGTACTCGAGAGGACGGGACGACTCCAGCGGGTGACGCTCGCGACGGCGACCAGGCCGCCGGCGAGCAACAGGACGTACGCGGGCGTCGCAACGAGCGTCGCGGCGTCGGTGCTTATCGCCGCGGTGACGTACCCCAGCAGGAACGCCTCGCCGACGACCAGCGGCGCGCGGTCCCGGACCGACACGACGGCGGTCGCACCGACCAGCGCCGTCAGCGCGGCGAGGACGACCCACAGCGGCGTCCCGATCGCCTCGCGGTAGCTCTCGAAGCCGTACGACGCGTAGATGCTGAAGTATGCGACCGCGAGGCCAGCGCCGGCGGCGATCCGGCCCCACCGGACGTATCCCTTCCGGGTCGCGGCGTAGCGGCCGCCCGCGAACAGCGCGAGCCCGCCGGCCGCGCCGACGGCGACGCGGCCGAGCGGGCCGAGCAGTCCGATCTCGATCGCCAACTGGACGAAGAAGGCGACGCCGATCACGAGCGCCGCGGCGCCCGCGAGCCCGAGCCAGCGAACGCCGACGGCGAGTTCCCAGTCTCGAGTCGACGTCGAGTCGGCGGAATCGGTCGTCGACTCCCGTCCCGACGGATCGGCGGGTTCCTCGCGCCCGCCTTCGCTTACGGCCGCCGACTCGGCGTCGGAGGGCGTGATCGCGTCGGACTCGACCGTTTCGTCCCGTTCGATCGAGCCGATCGGTTCACTCTCGCCCGACGGGTCGGTCGCGTCCCGCTCGACCGCCCGCTCGAGGGACTCGAGGCGGCGACGCAGCGAGTCGACGTCCTCGCGGAGTCGGCGGACCTCGCGACGGAGGTCCTCGTCGTCGGCCATGCTGCGTGAGTCGTCTCACGCTCGTAACATAAATCAGGGGGTGCAGTTGCTCGCTCGGTAACGACTCGTCGGCGACGCCCGCGACTGCTTGCGCACGGACTGGCGTCTCCAGTCGAGGAAAGAACTCCCGCATCAATCTACCGCGGGCTCGAGAATATCAGTCGATGTGGCCTTCGCGGCGGAGCTGATCGGCGTCCTGGCTGGTGTAGCGCCACTCGATGGTGGCTTTCTCGTCCTGCCAGTCCCAGGGTTCGGCGACGACGATGTCGTCCTGCTCGATCCAGGTCCGGTATTTCATGCGCCCCGGAATGCGGCCGAGTCGTTCCTCGCCGTCTTCGCAGCGCAGTTGCACGTGGTTCCCGCCGAGGTGTTCGGTTACGACGGCGAATACTTCGTCGCTGTTGGGCATACGGAGGTTCCGTCGCCCGGAGTCTTCTGTCACAGTCTACCTACGAGCGGAGGACGTTTAAATGGTTGGAGAGCCGTGGTAGCACGACCCATTGGACGACGGCCGAGGGCCGCCGGTCACAGCTCGCGGTCCGAATCCGGGTTTTCCAGGTCCCAGAGGAGTTCCGGGAGGAACGCCTCGAGGTTGTCCACCACTTTCCGCTCGCTGACGTTCAGCCCGTCGCAGTGATCGTGGGCCGAGTCCCGAATGTCGACGTGGAGGTCGCCGTCCTCGCGCCAGACGGCGAGCGGGAAGACCGAACACCGCGTGGGTTTCCAGTCCTCCTCGAGGTGCAGCGAACAGAGCCCGTCCTCCCGCAGGAAGGCGCAGGCACAGCCGTCCTCGGCGACGTGGTCCTCGCGGTCCTTCGCCTCGCGGGTGACGAACTTCTCGCCGCGGAAGTCGGTCGTGTTCTCGGCGAGGTTGGCCCGCTGGGCGAGTTCGAGGAGGTCCCGGTCGTACAGGAGGACGCCGTGGTGACAGCACCAGGTACAGTCGTCGACGCACTCGAAGGTGAGGTCCGGATCGAACTCGACGACGACCTCGCGGTCGGGGTAGACTTCGACGCGGTGGGGGACCTCGGTGCTCACGTCCACCGGAACGCGCCGCGTCCGGAAGTGCCTTTCTCACCGGGACGGTCGCAGCCGAGTCCGGGCCTCCAGCGGGCCGCCGTCACCCGCAGTAACAGTTCGATTCGGGACAGTACGTCGCCTCCCGTCGCCCGAACTCGAGGCCGAGCGCGGCGAGCGAGGCCCGGAGTCGCGATTGGGGCGTCACCTCGGGGCGAACCGTTCCGCCCACGGCCCCGGTTGGCGCTTCGCCGGCCTCGATCGTGGCCACGACCTCGCGGCGCTCGTGATCGACGACGGCGACCTGATTCGCCGTCTGGACCGGCACGTACAGTTTCTCCCGGAAGGGACCCCACGCACCCGATATCGCCTCGCCGCCGACGTCGAGTTCCCGGTCGACCGCCCGCTCCTCGAGGTCGATCACCGTCACGCTCCCGGCGTCGGGCGTGAACAGGTAGCCGGCCTCGCCGTCAGGAGCGATCTCGCTCGTGATCGGCATCGCCGGCAGACCGTCGGCACGGGTGATCCGCGCGACCTCCTTCGGTTCGTCAGGCGTCGAAACGTCCCAGATACTCTCGGACCCCTCCCGGGGGACCTCCGGGTCGGAACCCAGGGTGCCCTCGCCGTTTTCGACCAGCAATACGTCGCCGGCGAACGACGCCGTACACATGAACGGCAGTACCTGTCCGTCGCCGACCGGATCGCCGACGTCGATTTCCGCGACGGTCTCGAACGGCTCCGTCCGGACCACCCGGAGGGTCTCGTCGGCGATCTCGGGAACGTAGGCGTACTCGCCCGACGGCTCGAGGGAGACGTCGCAGGGGCCGGTGTACCCGGTCTCGATCCGGCCGGTCACCTCGCCGAAGGTCTCGCTCTCGCGGTCGGCGTCGATCCGGAAGACCCCGTGGGTTTCGGGCTCGTCGGGGTCGGGCTCCGGATCGATCGACGTCGACCCGCCGGCGGCGACGATCAGGTGCTGCTCGTCAGGGGTCAGGTTGGGGTAGTTCGGTCCGGCCCCGGTCCCGACCGCGGCGACGTCCTCGAGCGAGCGGGCCTCGAGCGCCCGCACGCCGCCGGTGACGTTGAGCCAGAGCACGTCGTACCCCGACTCCGCGCTGGTGCCGTACTGGTTGGCCGGAAA of the Halobiforma lacisalsi AJ5 genome contains:
- a CDS encoding phytoene desaturase family protein, yielding MVWYLRRSIPRRTPSSRCVRAWSSVLALPLLPSPETAGCPSLRKYAVRLSLRRQSRRDMQALAGESVVVIGGGIGGLSTACYLADAGADVHVIEKNEQLGGRASRLEIDGFEFDMGPSWYLMPDVFERFFGDFDRTPSDYYRLTQLDPHYRIFFKDSAERSSADDTSERSSRAHGDRVDVTPDLERTKEVFEEYEDGAGETLERYLEKSRENYEVGMKHFVYEDRSRLRDYLDLDVARQARGLTLLGSMQDHVENYFEHPKLQQIMQYTLVFLGGSPKNTPALYNLMSHVDFNLGVWYPEGGMKSVVDGIAELGRELGVEYDTGRPATAIKGREGAFLVETPEGQLRPDLVVSNTDYAHTEQDLLKPEQRGYDADYWESRTYAPSAFLLYLGVEGDVDELAHHTLVLPTDWEDHFDSIFEEPAWPDDPAYYLCVPSETDDDVAPDGHSNLFVLVPIAPGLEDTPEIRDQYRDEILADIAEHTGTDVRDRIVVEEQFCIDDFASRYNSYDGTALGLAHTLRQTALFRPPHRSKEVDGLYFVGGDTTPGIGVPMCLISGELTAEKILEDRG
- a CDS encoding formate/nitrite transporter family protein, with product MANPESEERERGRDSGPPAERPGKPEPSDEPEEVRDAVERARSGAPAVGSVVRDRFSSDEVFQRIVAAADEEITSGNRELFFSGLAAGFAITITFLLYASMYGATGGDPIVSSLLYPLGFIYIIIGGYQLYTENTLPPVALTIERLASLPALLRHWVIVLAGNFAGGAFGAAALTWGGVFDDDAAAAAMSIAQHGIETPWWDLFFKAAFAGLIVAGVVWVTFASRDTISRLVVVYLAFLAIPLGNLFHVVVSFTEMLYLVFAGELAFLAGMTDFVLPVLLGNTLGGIVLVTIVNYYQTSEQRLESARFEGIERRLSVREWAFGGWAGRSYVPVIDTAEERAEDEETYRIMVPIANPRTEGKLVELASMFAASRDSATVHLVHVVQTPDKPSATGTDRQRARIVSESERRLEDLTDSFAYTDIEYDTSTIVTHRSVEEIFDTAQRQHADLVLMGWGSETPWDSARLDRPLSELTKEFPSDLLVFKDRGTDISRVLLPTAGGPDSDLSAEVARTLTETVGTEVSLLHVVGDPASREMGEKFIEEWAAEHDLHGANLIVDDSGNVEEAICREADDETLILIGATERGLLSRLVTSSLHFDVINDVDCSVMLAERPTGRSIIRRLFGR
- a CDS encoding SDR family oxidoreductase; amino-acid sequence: MELQETTAVVTGGTRGIGRAVALAFAEAGATVVIGARDGADVSETVAALEDRLESADRSGAAAAGLRTDVRDEYDVERLVETASRTGDSSGIDVVVAAAGVYHGDAGETPTDEESYTALDDHWQINGRGVFATIRESLPHLNDGARVLVPTGAIARDPKPGYGSYAISKATAEAVARGFAADTQYTVGCLDPGQVATALSGGGGRDPEDVAGMFVWGATDADRDVLDGNVLGLAEWKRATR
- a CDS encoding DUF2339 domain-containing protein — protein: MADDEDLRREVRRLREDVDSLRRRLESLERAVERDATDPSGESEPIGSIERDETVESDAITPSDAESAAVSEGGREEPADPSGRESTTDSADSTSTRDWELAVGVRWLGLAGAAALVIGVAFFVQLAIEIGLLGPLGRVAVGAAGGLALFAGGRYAATRKGYVRWGRIAAGAGLAVAYFSIYASYGFESYREAIGTPLWVVLAALTALVGATAVVSVRDRAPLVVGEAFLLGYVTAAISTDAATLVATPAYVLLLAGGLVAVASVTRWSRPVLSSTFASYGVLLLWLADVDPPAAAIAVVSVATLVVYLAGSYVLRGASADRLETRRYRAQLVAITAVAAGFGVVLLEIAVRDWNADAAGLGPAVVAVLLAGTYAVTDRRPVRPDGTAAAGTVVFLALGVAMAVGTFATTVGALALVCLGVAAAKTLEEPGFRFGSHVVAGATTLKLLAVDASELPAFDAAEPVATLTGRPVAFALAVAVFYGLAWWVASRPTVGDDSRYVPPLEGVYATVATGLAVVVLALEFSGVGVSIAWILLGLALLAVGFVLEVRGLRALAIGVFGLATTKVFLLDTRDLDTVARTLSFLVLGVVLLIASYAYARSRSDVSVTPNAVSDALGIGSDGPTPEGDPGGSDDEN
- a CDS encoding translation initiation factor eIF-1A, with the protein product MTEDSGRRNLRMPNSDEVFAVVTEHLGGNHVQLRCEDGEERLGRIPGRMKYRTWIEQDDIVVAEPWDWQDEKATIEWRYTSQDADQLRREGHID
- a CDS encoding YkgJ family cysteine cluster protein, yielding MSTEVPHRVEVYPDREVVVEFDPDLTFECVDDCTWCCHHGVLLYDRDLLELAQRANLAENTTDFRGEKFVTREAKDREDHVAEDGCACAFLREDGLCSLHLEEDWKPTRCSVFPLAVWREDGDLHVDIRDSAHDHCDGLNVSERKVVDNLEAFLPELLWDLENPDSDREL
- a CDS encoding YncE family protein; translation: MDRRRFADAACGETEGDDDTGPEMPTRRNPFEDGLNRRRFVRSSAAVGSTTVLAGCFGAEEGSGGDGEPTVYVFNNGDRTVTVIDAERDEAVATHHIDTTASFPANQYGTSAESGYDVLWLNVTGGVRALEARSLEDVAAVGTGAGPNYPNLTPDEQHLIVAAGGSTSIDPEPDPDEPETHGVFRIDADRESETFGEVTGRIETGYTGPCDVSLEPSGEYAYVPEIADETLRVVRTEPFETVAEIDVGDPVGDGQVLPFMCTASFAGDVLLVENGEGTLGSDPEVPREGSESIWDVSTPDEPKEVARITRADGLPAMPITSEIAPDGEAGYLFTPDAGSVTVIDLEERAVDRELDVGGEAISGAWGPFREKLYVPVQTANQVAVVDHERREVVATIEAGEAPTGAVGGTVRPEVTPQSRLRASLAALGLEFGRREATYCPESNCYCG